GGGTCGGCGGGTACGGGCATGGCGGACGATTCCTCAGCGGTCGTGTGCCGTCGGTGACCGTCCCATGATCGCCGCACCGCGCCGTCCAGGACACCGATTTCACCGCCTGGATGAGCGTGCGCCCGTCCCCTGCCGGCGTCGTCCCGGGCCCGCAGGGACTCCCGGCGGGCCCCGCAAAGGGGGCAGGACCGGCCGGTGGTGCGACGGCCGGCCGGTCCGGTCCGGTCCGCGGCGGACGGCGGCGGGGTCCGGCCCGGGCCTTCGGGCGCCCGGGCCGTCCGTCACGCCCGCGTCATCCGGCCTGCATCGCCTGTGCCATCCGGAGCACCTCGTCGCCCTCGGGCGCGTCGATCTCCACGTCGAGCACCGTGCACACCCGGGCCACGAGGAAGTAGAAGCCCACCAGGACCAGCGCCTCCACGACCTGCTGTTCGTCGTAGTGCTCGCTCAGCCGTGCGTAGAGGGCGTCGTCGACCCGGGGGCCGGCGGCCACTGCCGCGGTGAACGCCACGAGCGCCCGCTGCGCGGGGCTGAACGCCGCCGCGTCGTGGTCCAGGCGGCGCAGGGCCGCCCGTTGCTCGTCGGTGACACCGACGGCCCGGGAGATGGAGACGTGCTGCGCCCATTCGTACTCGGAGTCGAAACCGGTGGCGCAGGTGAGGATGAGCAGTTCGCGGTCCACCGCGCTGAGGCCGCCCTCCGTGAAGAGCGCGGCGCCGAGCCGGGCGATCTGCTCGACCGACTGCGGGGCGTGGGCGAGGATCCGGTACAGGTTGATGATGCGGCCCTGGGTGAGGGAGCGCAGGGCTTCGGGAAGGGCCTCGGTGTCGAGGCAGGGGATGCGGGACATGGTGACGTCTCTCCTCGATCGGTGTGCGGGGCGGGGATCAGCGGGTCCCGGTCTCCAACCAGTGGGGCTGCGAGGAGCCGCGGGGCACGAGGAGGGGGCCGCGCCAGGACGGCGGGGTCTCGCTCATGCGTACGGGAGGGGCGACGAGGCTCAGCTCGCCCAGGGGCGTGGACCGGGTGAACCGCTCGGCTGGGGGCAGGGAGTCCGGCGTCACCGACCGGGCCACCTCGTCCTGGCTGAACGTGCCCAGCTCGTAGGCCCAGTTGGAGACACCGGCGAGGGACACGCGCACCTCGTAGCTGCCGCCTTCCCGGGCCCGGCGCAGCACCGCGCTCATCACGCCCGCGGCGGCGAGGTACGCGGCCAGGTAGTCGTTGAGCATCCGCCCGTGCGGGAGCCTGGGCTCGTCCCCCTGCCGCTCGCTCCAGTTGATGCCGGTCAGTGCCTGGGCGTGCTGGTCGAAGCCGCCACGATCGCGCCAGGGTCCGCTGTGGCCGTAGCAGCGCACCGACACGTAGATCAGTCCGGGCGCGGCCTCCGCGCATTCCCGGGGCCCGAGTCCCAGCCGGTCGATCTTCGGGGCCCGGTGGTTCTGGACGAAGACGTCGGCCGTGCGCAGCAGTTCGTCGAACCTCCGGCGCCCGTCGCTGTCCCGCCGGAGGTCGAGCCGGGCGGATCGCAGGCCGATTCCGCACTCGTTCCAGCACACGTCGTGGTCGAAGGCGTGCGGTTCGCACACGTGCAGCACGTCCGCGCCCTGTTCCGCCAGGACCCGGCCGGCCGCGGTGCCCGCGAAGACGTGGGTGAACTGCAGACTGCGCAGTCCGGACAGCGGCTGCGCGCCCACCGGCAGGGGGCGCGGCGGGGCATCGCCGATGCGCTCGACCGAGACGAGCGGCTCGGCCAGCACCGCCCGCCCCTGCGGGTGGTCGAGGAACTCCTGCCTGCTGCGGACGACGGCGAGCGGCACGCCGCGCGCCGCCGCCGCCTCCTCCAGTTCCCAGGAGTTCCACTTGGCGATGGCGGCGGTGAAGTGCTCGCGCGTGTGGGCGGTACCCAGCAGGGCGAGCAGCTCGTCGCGGGAGCGCGGGTAACAGGCGATGGGGACGACCCAGCGGTCGTCCGCCGTGTGGTACAGGTCCCACAGGGCGGGGATGGGGGTGCCGTCCCCGCCGAGCACGCTGCCCATGTTGGAGCCGTATCCGTTCAGCGTGTTGCCGCCGCCCAGGTACGGCGTGATCTGGTGCACCGCCTGCCCCAGATCCAGTGCCAGCCGTTGCGGGCGCCCGGTGCCGGCCTGCCATATCTGGGCCGCACCGACGGCCGCGGACAGCAGGGAGATGCCCATCGCCGAGCCCATTCTGATGGTGGACGGCACCAGGGGGTCGCTTCCGCTGACGCTGATCTCGCTGACCGCCGTGTCCCGCGCGAGTCCCAGCACCTTCAGCGTTCCGTCTAATTCTCCCAGTAGATCGAATTTGTTTTCCGTCATGGGTGGGATCGTAACACCATCGCGTCGGCAGTAAAGCGGCCGGCGTGAAATGCCGGACGCCGGAAACCGCCATCAGCCGTCTATCAGTTGATTATCAGACGCGACTGTTCTGATGACAGGGAAGCAGTCGAATCGGAAAGGCGGTGATCGAGGTGTCGCATGATTTCCCCTCCATGGAGAAGCTGAGGCTCATGCCCCTGCACGAGCGGCGGGACATGATCGAGGACTTGGTGATCGAAGAGTTCAAGCAGGCACTTTTCATGACGGAGCGGGACGAGATGCCGCTCGATGTCGGCTTCTTCGACCTCGGCCTCACCTCGTTGCGCCTCAGCGAGGTGAAGCTCGCGCTGGAACGCAAGCTTGAATGCGAGATCTCCACGGCCGCCCTTTTCGGGCATCCGACGGCGGGCCAACTGATCGACCACCTCTCTGAATGACCGACCCTCCGGTTGGAGATAACAAATGTCAGACACGTCGAAGCCGAGGCAAGACGAATTGGCCACCGTGCTGGCCAAACTGCGGGACACGGAAGAAGCGCTCGCCGAGCTGACGCGCGAGAAGTACGAGCCCATCGCCATCGTGGGAATGGGACTTCGTTACCCGGGCGGGAACAGCACGGCCGACGCGTTCGCCGATTTCCTCAGGGAGGGACGGTCGGGCATCCGCCCCCTGCCGGCCGACGAGCGCCGGCAGCTGGCCCCGGACCCCGACTCCGACAAGGGACCCGCCGGCGAGCGGCCCAGCGGCGGCTTCCTGAGCGACGTCGACCGGTTCGACGCCGCCTTCTTCTCGGTGTCCCCCAAGGAAGCCCCGTACATCGATCCCCAGCAGCGTCTGGCCCTGGAGACGGCCTGGGAGGCGCTGGAGCACGCGGGCATCGACCCCACCTCCCTGCGGCACGGCGACACCGGCGTGTTCATGGGTGTCACCACCCTCGACTACATCTTCGAGTCCACCGACCTCGCCTCCTCCGATCTCGACGGCTACCTCGCCGCGGGGCTCACCCACAGTGCCGTGTCGGGCCGGCTGTCGTACTTCCTCGGCCTGCGCGGTCCCTGCATGACGATCGACACCACCTGCTCCTCGTCGCTCACCGCGACCCACCTCGCCGTCCAGGCGCTGCGCAACGGCGAGTGCCGCGTGGCGCTGAGCGGCGGTGCCAACGTCATCCACAACGCGCACAACCACAAGATCCTGTCCCTCGGCGGGGTCCTGTCCGCCGACGGGCAGTGCAAGACCTTCGACGAACGGGCCGACGGCTACGCCCGCGCCGAGGGGTGCGGTGTGCTGGTCCTGAAGAAGCTGTCCGACGCGCAGCGCGACGGCGACACCGTGCACGCCGTGATCCGCGGTTCCGCGGTCGGGCAGGACGGGGAGAGCGCGGGACTGGCGGCGCCCAACGGCGCGGCCCAGGAGCAGGTGATGCGCTCGGCCCTGGCCCGGTGCCGGCTGGAACCCGGTGACATCCAGTACGTCGAGGCGCACGGCACGGGCACGGCGCTCGGTGATCCCACGGAGATGGACGCGATCATCGACGTCTTCGGCCGGTCGCACAGCGCCGCCGAGCCCGTCGTCGTGGGATCGCTGAAGACGAACATCGGCCACATGGAGGGGGCCGCCGGTGTGGGCGGCATCATCAAGGCGGCCCTCCAGCTGCGGGAGGGGACGATCTTCCCGCACCTGAACCTCGTCACGCCCTCCCGCCGCATCGCCTGGGACGGAGCCCCGGTCACCGTCCCCACCGAAGCACGTCCCTGGCCCACCGCCGGCACCAGGCGCGCACTGGTGAACGGCTTCGGCGTGACGGGGACCATCGCGTCGATCGTCCTGGAGGAACCGCCGGTCCCGGCCGCACCCGTCGGCGGCGGTTCCGCCGCCGACGAGCGTCCCGACGCCGTGTTCACCATCTCCGCCAAGAGCCGCAAGTCGCTGCGCGCACTCGCCGAACGCCACCTCGACCACCTGGAGCGCAACCCGGGCCTGACGGTCGCCGACCTGTGCCGGACCTCCAACACCGGCCGGGCGCACTTCCGCTACCGCATCGCCGAGGTGGTCCGCGACCGGGAGGACGTCGTCCGGGTGCTGCGCAAGCGCATCGCGGCGCTCGAACAGGGGGACACCGGGGCCGGCAGGTCCAACGCGCCGAAGGTGGCGTTCCTCTTCTCCGGCACCGGGACGCAGTACCCGGGCATGGGCGCCGCCCTCTACCGCCAGTACCCCGTCTTCCGGGCGGCCCTCGACGCGTGCGACCGCGTGCTGACGCCGTTGACGGGCGTCCCGCTGGGCGAGCTGGTGCGCGGCGAGTGCTCCGAGCCCGAGCGCATCCACGAGGTCCGCCACCTCCAGCCCGCCCTGTTCAGCTTCGAGTACGCCTTGGCGCAGCTGTGGATGTCCTGGGGCGTGCGCCCGTCGGTGCTGATGGGTCACAGCCTGGGCGAGTTCGCCGCCGCCGCCACCGCCGGCCTGTTCTCGCTGGAGGACGCGGCCCGGCTGGTGGCCGCGCGCGGACGGCTCAGCGAACGGGTGCAGGTCAAGGGAGGCATGGCGGCGATCGGCGCTCCGGCCGCCGAGGTCGCCCCGCTCGTCGAGCAGTACCCCGATCTCGTGATCGGTGCCGTCAACGGGCCCGGCCAGTGCCTGATCACCGGCGCGAGCGCGTCCCTGGCCGAGGCCGGGCGGCGGCTGGCCGACCGCGGTGTCAAGGTCACGCCGCTGCGGGGAGCCGTGCCCTACCACTCCCCCCTCATGGCGGAGATCGTCGACGAGTTCCGCGAGGTCCTCACGACCGTGAAGTTCGGCGCGCCGACGATGGCCCTGGTGTCCAACGTCACCGGTCGCGTGGCCAGGTCGGGCGAGATGGCGACCCCCGACTACTGGATACGCCACCTGCTCGACCCCGTGCAGTTCGAGTCCGGGGTCCGGGCGGTGGACAAGCGCGGGCGGCACGTCTTCGTCGAGGTGGGCCCCTCGACCGCGCTCACCGCGCTCGCCCGGACGTCCGTCGGCGACTCGGACCACGTCTGGCTGAGCAGCGCCTTCCGCGACGACCACGACGCCAGCATGATCCGCCGCTCGCTGGCCAAGATGTACGAGGCGGGCGTCACCGTCTCCTGGGCGGGCTACCACCAGGGCGCCCCGCAGTACCGGGTGCCGCTGCCGTCCTACCCGTTCGACGG
This is a stretch of genomic DNA from Streptomyces sp. TG1A-8. It encodes these proteins:
- a CDS encoding type I polyketide synthase → MSDTSKPRQDELATVLAKLRDTEEALAELTREKYEPIAIVGMGLRYPGGNSTADAFADFLREGRSGIRPLPADERRQLAPDPDSDKGPAGERPSGGFLSDVDRFDAAFFSVSPKEAPYIDPQQRLALETAWEALEHAGIDPTSLRHGDTGVFMGVTTLDYIFESTDLASSDLDGYLAAGLTHSAVSGRLSYFLGLRGPCMTIDTTCSSSLTATHLAVQALRNGECRVALSGGANVIHNAHNHKILSLGGVLSADGQCKTFDERADGYARAEGCGVLVLKKLSDAQRDGDTVHAVIRGSAVGQDGESAGLAAPNGAAQEQVMRSALARCRLEPGDIQYVEAHGTGTALGDPTEMDAIIDVFGRSHSAAEPVVVGSLKTNIGHMEGAAGVGGIIKAALQLREGTIFPHLNLVTPSRRIAWDGAPVTVPTEARPWPTAGTRRALVNGFGVTGTIASIVLEEPPVPAAPVGGGSAADERPDAVFTISAKSRKSLRALAERHLDHLERNPGLTVADLCRTSNTGRAHFRYRIAEVVRDREDVVRVLRKRIAALEQGDTGAGRSNAPKVAFLFSGTGTQYPGMGAALYRQYPVFRAALDACDRVLTPLTGVPLGELVRGECSEPERIHEVRHLQPALFSFEYALAQLWMSWGVRPSVLMGHSLGEFAAAATAGLFSLEDAARLVAARGRLSERVQVKGGMAAIGAPAAEVAPLVEQYPDLVIGAVNGPGQCLITGASASLAEAGRRLADRGVKVTPLRGAVPYHSPLMAEIVDEFREVLTTVKFGAPTMALVSNVTGRVARSGEMATPDYWIRHLLDPVQFESGVRAVDKRGRHVFVEVGPSTALTALARTSVGDSDHVWLSSAFRDDHDASMIRRSLAKMYEAGVTVSWAGYHQGAPQYRVPLPSYPFDGKRYWLPTPQRRAAEAARLAGQRPEEERTAAGRLFYEQHWTARPLSGDRTGKRRVLVLGGPEHRPPGLQDAAAGAGVDLAFAADVPALDSALAAEPPTDLCWFWRGGPDDDVSVQGLRAACERNYRDLLPLLDTLARRGFGRGQRLWLVGEGAQRLPGDGDTRPPTAAATLWGFGRALGVECPGYRVTLVDLQPGADSVTGLVREWTADGDAEFEIAHRGGQRWVRRLRPAPQTPEPSLPITVRPDRTYVVAGGTGMVGLAVARRLVALGARHLALLSRTGAPAPSLGDGVTVTVHRCDIGSAEDVARTMAGIGALGQPVGGVVHAAGEGQDLPVDQQTWETLDAVFRTKVYGAWLLHEATARMPELDFYLGCSTAGALVGAPTQTNSGAGNAFLDHLMAWRADTGLPATTVNWGPWAPEDPAQQLSSSLLRSWEGQGIALLEQSTAVNALPALLDRGRAQVLMGLCDWERFTSRRAHNALFDDLVTGRDRAGGGAVTDVSDLPAAPGPARSAGVNALVRARLADVLRFEGADDLETDAELAALGMDSLNSVEIRNSLEAAFRVTLPASVAFDRPRVDLLSEYIEQLLPTAGAPAHESVTGAK
- a CDS encoding acyl carrier protein, with the translated sequence MIEVSHDFPSMEKLRLMPLHERRDMIEDLVIEEFKQALFMTERDEMPLDVGFFDLGLTSLRLSEVKLALERKLECEISTAALFGHPTAGQLIDHLSE
- a CDS encoding CoA transferase yields the protein MTENKFDLLGELDGTLKVLGLARDTAVSEISVSGSDPLVPSTIRMGSAMGISLLSAAVGAAQIWQAGTGRPQRLALDLGQAVHQITPYLGGGNTLNGYGSNMGSVLGGDGTPIPALWDLYHTADDRWVVPIACYPRSRDELLALLGTAHTREHFTAAIAKWNSWELEEAAAARGVPLAVVRSRQEFLDHPQGRAVLAEPLVSVERIGDAPPRPLPVGAQPLSGLRSLQFTHVFAGTAAGRVLAEQGADVLHVCEPHAFDHDVCWNECGIGLRSARLDLRRDSDGRRRFDELLRTADVFVQNHRAPKIDRLGLGPRECAEAAPGLIYVSVRCYGHSGPWRDRGGFDQHAQALTGINWSERQGDEPRLPHGRMLNDYLAAYLAAAGVMSAVLRRAREGGSYEVRVSLAGVSNWAYELGTFSQDEVARSVTPDSLPPAERFTRSTPLGELSLVAPPVRMSETPPSWRGPLLVPRGSSQPHWLETGTR
- a CDS encoding carboxymuconolactone decarboxylase family protein, translating into MSRIPCLDTEALPEALRSLTQGRIINLYRILAHAPQSVEQIARLGAALFTEGGLSAVDRELLILTCATGFDSEYEWAQHVSISRAVGVTDEQRAALRRLDHDAAAFSPAQRALVAFTAAVAAGPRVDDALYARLSEHYDEQQVVEALVLVGFYFLVARVCTVLDVEIDAPEGDEVLRMAQAMQAG